The Polaribacter sp. MED152 region ACACGCTGGACTTAAAATCCAGTGAGCAGTAATGCTCGTATGGGTTCAAGTCCCATCTTCAGTACAAGAACCGTAACATTTATGTTACGGTTTTTTTGTTTTAATACTTCCCTGTTTCCATATTTTAGTAATAACTGTTATTTCTGGGAATAAAGTTATTTTTCATCGCTTTTTTGTTACTCGTCTTATCAATATAAAAATATATTTGTTACTTAATTTTTATTTGATTTGATGAAAATTTTTGATGCCATAGATTCTTTAAGAAGAGTTTCTAAAGGAATAAATGGAGATTTTATTGAAAACATAAGTGGAGGGTTTCTGACATTTAAAAATAAATATGGAAAGGGAAATGCAAAAGCCTTTAAACTATTTACTGGTTTAGAGGTTTTATCCTTTAATATTTTAGCTTCCGAGACTATTGTTTTAGAGAAATTATATAAGAATAGTAATTGTTTACATTTTATTTTTTGTACAGAAGGTTTTCTAACTCATTATCTTGATAAAGACGTTGAAAAACAGAATATTCATCGGCTTCAAAATGTAATCATTGGTAACAATAAGAATAATGCTAGTACTATTGTTATACCTGCGAATACAAAGGTTAAGTTTACTATTATTACAGTTATAGAGGTCTCTCATTTATCTAACGATTTAAAAAACGGGAATCAACTTTCTAATTTGCTATCTAACATCATGTCTAATGTTAGTAACACAGAGAATTATACGTATTTTGGAGAGATTTCTAGTAAAACAGCCACTTTTGTAGATACAATAATCAATACTAATTTATCTGGTTTATCTAACAGGCTTATCAATGAAGCCTCAGTTTATAGAGCATTAGCCTCTCAATATTCTAGTCGTGGGAATAATATAAAGAAGGTAGAAAATAAAAACCCATTATCTAAGAAAGATACTTTGCAGATTATTGAGTTAAGTGATTATATCTCACAAAACTTACATGAAACAATTCCGTTAAAAAAGTTAACCTTAATTAGTGGCCTAAATCAAAAGAAAATTCAAAAAGGATTTCAGTATTTCTTTGGTGAAACAGTGAACAAATTCATCACTAATCTTAGAGTTTTAAAAGCTAAAGAATACTTAGAAGAAACCGATTTTTCTATCTCAGAAATTGTATACAAAGTTGGTTTAAATAGTAGAAGCTATTTTTCTAAGATATTCAAAGAAAAGTATGGTTTAATTCCTAAAGAATATAAAAAGTACCATCACCTTTCAAATCCTACATTTCAACTTTCTTACTATTCAGAAGCAGTAGAAGGCATTACTAAAAAAGATTTAATAGCTGTTTTAGAGGCTTCTAAAAGAAACAATAAGCTA contains the following coding sequences:
- a CDS encoding BLUF domain-containing protein codes for the protein MKIFDAIDSLRRVSKGINGDFIENISGGFLTFKNKYGKGNAKAFKLFTGLEVLSFNILASETIVLEKLYKNSNCLHFIFCTEGFLTHYLDKDVEKQNIHRLQNVIIGNNKNNASTIVIPANTKVKFTIITVIEVSHLSNDLKNGNQLSNLLSNIMSNVSNTENYTYFGEISSKTATFVDTIINTNLSGLSNRLINEASVYRALASQYSSRGNNIKKVENKNPLSKKDTLQIIELSDYISQNLHETIPLKKLTLISGLNQKKIQKGFQYFFGETVNKFITNLRVLKAKEYLEETDFSISEIVYKVGLNSRSYFSKIFKEKYGLIPKEYKKYHHLSNPTFQLSYYSEAVEGITKKDLIAVLEASKRNNKLQSISGCLIYYKASFYQILEGPKTEILNLIEIIKTDKRNKNVNVIFEGVKSGRTFGEWNMALIQDDFNTIESNDDFDVIPIEFLPMTDIKNPLANKYLWEKARNYLIINQEVDK